A window of Corallococcus macrosporus DSM 14697 contains these coding sequences:
- the recF gene encoding DNA replication/repair protein RecF (All proteins in this family for which functions are known are DNA-binding proteins that assist the filamentation of RecA onto DNA for the initiation of recombination or recombinational repair.) has product MRLLALHVHDFRNLPQVQLSPSAHATIAVGQNGQGKTNLLEALYFLATLKPLRAGRLSELVRWGSQGARVTGRFLLKGAEREIAVEVGGGTRQAFVDGKKAASLEDYFGGVSVVAFTPDDLEVVKGGPDSRRGFLDRAVFNRFPAFLRESREYARALKNRNRLLREGHAVDAAYLEAYDETLAKAGARIYSRRRALMAELAPRAQATFASIGRTVDPANYGYRPAHLEGDFAAADEAALAAMLREGLSARLRRDTERGFTSVGPHADDVSVTLGGRSARAYASQGQQRALVLGWKIAEIENLEAAMGFLPLLLLDDVSSELDPERNAYLMGYLARSGAQVVLTTTDGSLVRGAAADDTLWLDVHGGQVAVRADAGPPPAP; this is encoded by the coding sequence GTGCGCCTCCTCGCGCTTCACGTCCACGACTTCCGCAACCTCCCCCAGGTCCAGCTTTCGCCCAGCGCCCACGCCACCATCGCGGTGGGGCAGAACGGGCAGGGCAAGACGAACCTGCTGGAGGCCCTCTACTTCCTGGCCACGCTCAAGCCCCTGCGCGCCGGGCGCCTGTCGGAGCTCGTTCGCTGGGGCTCGCAGGGCGCGCGGGTGACGGGGCGCTTCCTCCTCAAGGGCGCCGAGCGCGAAATCGCCGTGGAGGTGGGTGGCGGCACGCGCCAGGCCTTCGTGGATGGGAAGAAGGCCGCCAGCCTGGAGGACTACTTCGGCGGCGTGTCCGTGGTGGCCTTCACGCCGGATGATTTGGAGGTGGTGAAGGGCGGGCCGGACTCGCGGCGCGGCTTCCTGGACCGGGCGGTGTTCAACCGCTTCCCCGCCTTCCTGCGCGAGAGCCGCGAGTACGCGCGGGCCCTGAAGAACCGCAACCGCCTGCTGCGCGAAGGCCACGCCGTGGACGCGGCGTACCTGGAGGCCTACGACGAGACGCTGGCGAAGGCTGGCGCGCGCATCTACTCGCGGCGGCGCGCGCTGATGGCGGAGCTGGCGCCCAGGGCCCAGGCGACCTTCGCCTCCATTGGCCGCACGGTGGACCCCGCGAACTATGGCTACCGTCCCGCGCACCTGGAGGGGGACTTCGCCGCGGCGGATGAGGCGGCGCTGGCCGCCATGCTGCGCGAGGGCCTCTCCGCGCGGCTGCGCCGGGACACGGAGCGGGGCTTCACCTCCGTGGGGCCGCACGCGGACGACGTGTCGGTGACGCTGGGTGGCCGCAGCGCGCGGGCCTACGCGAGCCAGGGACAGCAGCGGGCGCTGGTGCTCGGCTGGAAGATTGCCGAAATCGAGAACCTGGAGGCCGCCATGGGCTTCCTGCCGCTCTTGCTGCTGGACGACGTGTCGAGCGAGCTGGACCCCGAGCGCAACGCGTACCTCATGGGCTACCTGGCCAGGAGCGGCGCGCAGGTGGTGCTCACCACGACGGACGGCTCGCTGGTGCGGGGCGCGGCGGCGGACGACACGCTGTGGCTGGACGTGCACGGCGGACAGGTGGCGGTGCGCGCGGACGCCGGGCCGCCCCCCGCCCCCTGA
- a CDS encoding MlaE family ABC transporter permease, with amino-acid sequence MTTRQPEVGSEVGSEAGLEAASGAPSLMDRLKERLESLGALSRMTGQVFSRAVRPPYDWRGLVYHTESLGVRSLPIALLTAMFAGLVISLQFGYFLARFGVQYTVGRVVILTLFRELAPVLTALTVGARIGSGIAAELGAMTVTEQVDAIRALGADPLRKLVVPRVLACLIVLPVLTVFADVVGLVAGALVVNVQYAITLNLFFQGALDAVLMQDFASGVFKGAVFGLIVGLVGCFRGLTVEGGTEGVGRATTQTVATTSVSVCLADFFITQLTLVL; translated from the coding sequence ATGACGACGCGGCAGCCCGAGGTGGGCTCGGAGGTGGGCTCGGAGGCTGGCTTGGAGGCGGCCTCCGGAGCGCCGAGCCTGATGGACCGCCTGAAGGAGCGGCTGGAGTCGCTGGGCGCGCTGTCGCGGATGACGGGGCAGGTGTTCAGCCGCGCGGTGCGTCCGCCCTATGACTGGCGGGGGCTCGTGTACCACACGGAGTCGCTGGGCGTGCGCTCGCTGCCCATCGCGCTGCTCACCGCGATGTTCGCGGGGCTCGTCATCTCATTGCAGTTCGGCTACTTCCTGGCGCGCTTCGGCGTGCAGTACACCGTGGGCCGCGTGGTCATCCTCACGCTGTTCCGCGAGCTGGCGCCGGTGCTCACCGCGCTCACCGTGGGCGCGCGCATCGGCAGCGGCATCGCCGCGGAGCTGGGCGCCATGACGGTGACGGAGCAGGTGGACGCCATCCGCGCGCTGGGCGCGGACCCGCTGCGCAAGCTGGTGGTGCCCCGGGTGCTGGCGTGCCTGATTGTGCTGCCGGTGCTCACCGTGTTCGCGGACGTGGTGGGGCTGGTGGCGGGCGCGCTGGTGGTGAACGTCCAGTACGCCATTACCCTGAACCTCTTCTTCCAGGGCGCGCTGGACGCGGTGCTGATGCAGGACTTCGCCTCCGGCGTGTTCAAGGGCGCGGTGTTCGGGCTCATCGTCGGCCTGGTGGGCTGCTTCCGCGGGCTCACCGTGGAGGGCGGCACGGAGGGCGTGGGCCGCGCCACCACCCAGACGGTGGCGACCACGTCCGTGTCCGTGTGCCTGGCCGACTTCTTCATCACCCAGCTCACGCTGGTCCTGTGA
- a CDS encoding ABC transporter ATP-binding protein yields the protein MRSSSQTPAEFQFQPPRPGEQLISFEHLTKAFGAKRVYDDMDLDVRAGETLVVMGGSGTGKSVLLKCLIGLLTPDTGRILFQGHDLTRFSEEAFIPVRRHVAMVFQGAALFDSLNVGENVAYPLREHFPDMPADQVRARVAEKLTLVDLPDTEHLMPSDLSGGMRKRVGLARAIATEPEVILWDEPTTGLDPVTTQSINVLINSMKTRLGCTSIVVTHDMVSAFTVGDRIAMLANRRIVQVGTPREMLRSTVPEVRAFLDARRVELYPEGTR from the coding sequence ATGCGCTCCTCGTCCCAGACACCTGCTGAGTTCCAGTTCCAGCCGCCCCGGCCGGGCGAGCAGCTCATCTCCTTCGAGCACCTGACCAAGGCGTTCGGCGCCAAGCGCGTCTACGACGACATGGATTTGGACGTGCGCGCGGGGGAGACGCTGGTGGTGATGGGCGGCTCGGGCACGGGCAAGAGCGTGCTGCTCAAGTGCCTCATCGGCCTGCTGACGCCGGACACCGGCCGCATCCTCTTCCAGGGGCATGATTTGACGCGCTTCTCGGAGGAGGCGTTCATCCCGGTGCGCCGCCACGTGGCCATGGTGTTCCAGGGCGCGGCGCTCTTCGACTCGCTCAACGTGGGGGAGAACGTGGCCTATCCGCTGCGCGAGCACTTCCCGGACATGCCCGCCGACCAGGTGCGCGCGCGCGTGGCGGAGAAGCTGACGCTGGTGGACCTGCCCGACACCGAGCACCTGATGCCGTCGGACCTGTCGGGCGGCATGCGCAAGCGGGTGGGGCTGGCGCGCGCCATCGCCACCGAGCCGGAAGTCATCCTCTGGGACGAGCCCACCACGGGCCTGGACCCCGTCACCACGCAGTCCATCAACGTGTTGATCAACTCGATGAAGACGCGGCTGGGTTGTACCTCCATCGTCGTGACTCACGACATGGTGAGCGCGTTCACCGTGGGAGACCGCATCGCCATGCTGGCCAATCGGAGAATCGTGCAGGTGGGCACGCCGCGGGAGATGCTGCGCTCCACCGTGCCGGAGGTGCGGGCCTTCCTGGACGCGCGCCGCGTGGAGCTCTATCCGGAGGGCACGCGATGA
- a CDS encoding MlaD family protein, which translates to MSPFSPAGTERRLALRAGLFVAIGLAVALVVVMVIGQQSRLFQRKTTYRAYFSNVQGLSDESPVWLGGLNVGRVTGIVFSPDPKDPRLEVQFQVSTRYTDRVRQDSVAQLSSMGVLGDKAVDISLGSPTAPLVEPGGVLKSSSSGDLGALLNGASQVMENSVAISKSLRAAVETYANPEMAEDVTRGVAALRALLEEVEKGDGVLHALIYDKEAGREVRGLLANASNAAARVDGAVGELEGILREVRAGDGTAHALIYGQDGAKALTELGSAAGQLAGLIEDAKKSPNGAVHQLVYGDASGMFADLGAAAADLKQITATVAKGDGTVGGLISDPTVYEDLREVLGNVKRNRILRALVRFSLSNREDLDQVGKVEGGAPRSEAPAAAPAQAAPSGMEGATSPSK; encoded by the coding sequence ATGAGCCCGTTCTCTCCCGCTGGGACGGAGCGCCGCCTGGCCCTTCGCGCGGGGCTCTTCGTCGCCATCGGCCTGGCGGTGGCCCTGGTGGTCGTCATGGTCATCGGGCAGCAGTCGCGCCTCTTCCAGCGCAAGACGACGTACCGCGCCTACTTCAGCAACGTGCAGGGCCTGAGTGACGAGTCGCCTGTCTGGCTCGGCGGCCTCAACGTGGGGCGGGTGACGGGCATCGTCTTCTCGCCGGACCCGAAGGACCCGCGGCTGGAGGTCCAGTTCCAGGTGTCCACCCGCTACACGGACCGCGTGCGGCAGGACTCGGTGGCGCAGCTCTCCAGCATGGGGGTGCTGGGGGACAAGGCCGTGGACATCTCCCTGGGCAGCCCCACGGCGCCGCTGGTGGAGCCGGGTGGGGTGCTGAAGTCCTCCTCGAGCGGAGACCTGGGGGCGCTGCTCAACGGGGCCTCGCAGGTGATGGAGAACTCGGTGGCCATCAGCAAGTCGCTGCGGGCGGCGGTGGAGACGTACGCCAACCCGGAGATGGCCGAGGACGTCACGCGCGGCGTGGCGGCGCTGCGGGCGCTGCTGGAGGAGGTGGAGAAGGGCGACGGCGTGCTGCACGCGCTCATCTACGACAAGGAGGCCGGCCGCGAGGTGCGGGGCCTGCTGGCCAACGCGTCCAACGCGGCGGCGCGGGTGGATGGCGCGGTGGGGGAGCTGGAGGGGATTCTGCGCGAGGTGCGCGCGGGGGACGGCACGGCGCACGCGCTCATCTACGGCCAGGATGGCGCGAAGGCGCTGACGGAGCTGGGCTCGGCGGCGGGGCAGCTCGCGGGGCTCATCGAGGACGCGAAGAAGAGCCCCAACGGGGCGGTGCACCAGTTGGTGTACGGCGACGCGAGTGGCATGTTCGCGGACCTGGGCGCGGCGGCGGCGGACCTGAAGCAGATTACGGCGACGGTGGCCAAGGGCGACGGCACCGTGGGCGGGCTCATCAGCGACCCGACGGTGTACGAGGACCTGCGGGAGGTGCTCGGCAACGTGAAGCGCAACCGCATCCTCCGGGCGCTGGTGCGCTTCTCGCTGAGCAACCGGGAGGACCTGGACCAGGTGGGCAAGGTGGAGGGCGGGGCGCCGCGCTCCGAGGCGCCCGCCGCGGCTCCGGCGCAGGCGGCTCCCTCTGGGATGGAAGGAGCTACGTCCCCATCGAAGTGA
- a CDS encoding Imm49 family immunity protein — MVRTPLPLIEKNSLLQLQMVLPRVLTRQVTQAQMMSVCALYRRMGIAQLFLSGLPDGLFEELSRSARAFLFFLQGADDSTKTTSRSEPYFDAIACGDTEAEREIAQHSRATWNPGEEYEDDFLYVRILMERFTLAAPTARLDAAMSRYEGLPTARDDARLPLCQALVAADAQRFEEGLSLLLDVRTRELRKRIEAERLSPDDAATTAHLSVEVLALLRLAGRARLPTEQHYPLAPSVARRLDRARLPPPASWRQRVTSIHGATDVPGRNP, encoded by the coding sequence ATGGTGCGAACGCCCCTGCCCCTCATCGAGAAGAACAGCCTCCTCCAGCTCCAAATGGTCCTGCCGAGAGTCCTCACCCGGCAAGTCACCCAGGCCCAGATGATGAGCGTCTGCGCCCTCTACCGGCGCATGGGCATCGCCCAGCTCTTCCTCTCCGGCCTGCCAGACGGCCTCTTCGAGGAGCTCTCCCGCTCGGCGCGCGCCTTCCTCTTCTTCCTCCAGGGCGCTGACGACTCCACCAAGACGACGAGCCGCTCCGAGCCCTACTTCGATGCCATCGCCTGCGGAGACACCGAGGCAGAGCGTGAGATTGCCCAGCACTCCCGCGCCACCTGGAACCCGGGCGAGGAATACGAGGACGACTTCCTCTACGTCCGCATCCTCATGGAGCGCTTCACCCTCGCGGCCCCCACCGCCCGGCTCGACGCGGCCATGAGCCGCTACGAGGGCCTGCCGACAGCACGCGACGACGCGCGGCTCCCACTCTGTCAGGCGCTCGTCGCCGCGGACGCCCAGCGCTTCGAGGAGGGCCTGAGCCTCCTGCTGGACGTCCGCACCCGCGAGCTGCGCAAGCGAATCGAAGCCGAGCGCCTCTCCCCTGACGACGCCGCCACCACGGCCCACCTCTCCGTGGAGGTCCTCGCGCTGCTGCGGCTGGCCGGGCGCGCGCGCCTGCCCACCGAGCAGCACTACCCGCTGGCCCCCTCCGTGGCCCGCCGCCTCGACCGCGCCCGGCTGCCGCCTCCAGCGTCCTGGCGGCAGCGCGTCACCTCCATCCACGGCGCGACGGACGTCCCAGGGAGGAATCCGTGA
- a CDS encoding imm11 family protein, which produces MDYFSLTRGPTVDRSLCMLEREPKGLRMFSHRLAEGYPMGDKYPPDAVWQMSSKYGGGKLASLIASHYVVVERALKEVFERTGVPMECLNFTLLDHKGQVASRDYFIINPLGTFDCLHLEKSDIEYSKEMPGEIIGIDNHVLSTEKLRSAPDFFRIKEDPYVYVLSHKLVDELQQLNPTNVYLTRLEQA; this is translated from the coding sequence ATGGACTACTTCAGTCTCACCCGAGGCCCCACCGTTGACCGCAGCCTCTGCATGCTCGAGCGCGAGCCCAAGGGCTTGAGGATGTTCAGCCACCGCCTCGCAGAGGGCTACCCCATGGGGGACAAATATCCCCCAGATGCAGTGTGGCAGATGAGCAGCAAGTATGGTGGAGGCAAGCTGGCCTCGCTCATTGCCTCTCACTATGTCGTGGTGGAGCGAGCCCTGAAGGAAGTCTTCGAGCGCACCGGAGTCCCCATGGAGTGCCTCAACTTCACCCTGCTCGACCACAAGGGGCAGGTCGCCAGCCGGGACTACTTCATCATCAACCCTCTGGGTACCTTCGACTGCCTGCATCTCGAAAAAAGCGACATCGAGTATTCCAAAGAGATGCCAGGAGAAATCATTGGCATCGACAACCACGTCCTCTCCACGGAGAAGCTCCGCTCGGCGCCGGACTTCTTCCGCATCAAGGAGGACCCCTACGTCTACGTCCTGAGCCACAAGCTGGTGGACGAACTGCAACAGCTCAACCCCACCAACGTCTACCTCACCAGGCTGGAACAGGCCTGA